In Neptuniibacter halophilus, the genomic stretch CGGAATATGCGCTTCCAGCCCCAGCAGTGACCGGGCAATCAGGGTACGGCAGGCCCAGGGGCAGATATAGGCAACGCAGAGCCTGTACCGACCTGACTCGACCTCTTCCGCTGACAGCCCCCCGGTAAACGCACTGCTCTGACGGATAAACCGCCCCCGCTCATCTTTTTGCTGTACCGGATCCCATTTTGCGGACCACTGACCATTCATCAACATAACACGGACTCCTGCTGCCCCGGACTTCGGGCCGGATAAAAAATAGGGTTTGAAAAATTATCAGCAACAGAACAAAATCAAACAATATCTATATTTTATAAAACAGTGTTCAAATTTATTTAACAATGAACAAGATTAACCTGATGCAGGCGTTTATCTGTGTGTATGAAGAGGGTAGCTATACCGCCGCCGCGCGGAGACTGGGGAAAACCAAGGCCCTGCTCAGCACCCAGATAGCTCAGTTGGAGGAACACCTTCAGGTGCGTCTGATTACCCGTTCCACCCGAAGCCTGAAGCCGACATCAGCCGGTCGCAGCTACTATGAACAGGCCAGACAGATTCTGGATGAGATCAGTAATCTGGAAGCACGCCTCAGGGATGAACATCACAGCCTGCAGGGAAAGCTGCGCTTGAGTGCGCCCACTACGTTTGGCGAGGTCGTCCTGATGCCGTTTCTCGCCGAGCTGCTGCAGACACATCCGCAACTTGAATTTGATCTGATGCTCAGTGACCGCTACGTGGATATTATCAACGAGGGGTTTGATGCGGCAGTGCGCATTGGCCAGTTGCAGGACTCCTCACTGATTGCCAGCCAACTGGGCGAAATCCGAATGCAGCTTTGCGCAGCACCTGATTTTCTGCAACGCTACGGCACTCCCGCGAATCTGCAGGCACTGAAGTCACTTCCCTGTGTATTCGATACCAACTACCGATACAGTCACTGGGCGTTTAATACTGAACAGGGAAGCGTGCAGGTGAACCCAAGGCAGAAAGTACGGGTCAACAGCGCTCTGGCATCAGCCAGTATGGCCCGCAGTGGCGCTGCGATCTGTTACTGCCCGGACTTTGCTGTCACTGCGCTGATAAATTCCGGAGAACTGATCCCCCTGCTGGCGGATCAGTTTGATAACCGGACTCCGGTTCAGCTGATCTACCCACACCGAAAACATCTCTCAACGCGGGTAGCCCTGCTGAGTTCTGAACTGAAAACTTACCTGACCGGCTCCGGTTTCTCCGCCGAAAACGAAGCCTGAAGAGACCGTAGGCCGTAGCCAGGCATCTCAGTACAGCGTCATCACCTGGCGCGGCTACTATTCAGTCGCAACCGTTCTGAGCGTACTCAGCAAACACCGCCTCGCCGGTCAGTTCCCGGGTTTTGTCAGCAAAACGGTAGTAGCGGGGCTTTTCGTCGATAAAGATCTGTTCACTGAAACGCCACTCAACCCCGGCATCAAACAGCCCTACCGGAATCACGTAATGCGCCCCCTGCTTGAGACGATAAAACAGGTGAGTGCCGCAGGATTTACAGAAGCCCCGTTCAGCCCACTCAGAGGAGGAGTAAACCCCGATATTCTCCTCACCACTGAACTCCACGCCGCCACCACAATCGGTTGCAAACAGCGGCCCACCGCCCCACTTTCTGCAGATTGAACAGTGGCAAACGCCCATATTCCCGGTTGTCACATCGGCCATGACCTGCACCGCACCGCAAAGACAGCTTCCCTGTTGGTTTTTTTCATTATCCATAATGATCCTCCCAGATCCCTTGTTATTGCCGTAAAGGCAGTCAGAACCGCTGCCGGCTTAAAACCCGCCTCGCTGTGAAAGGGGCTTTAATTGTGCTCATCCACCCGGGTTAAACGAACGCCATCTACCACCATCTGCCAGCGACCATTCACCTTATGGGGTGGCTGACTGACATGAAACCGGGTCGACAGAGGGCCCAGACCTACTTCAAAACTATCGCCGTCGAAAGCTTTAACAGGGCCATTAACCGACACCGTGGTACCGCCTTTAAGACGCTTATAAGAAACGCTGCCATCTGCCAGTATCAACAATCCCATCTCCCGACTCTGCCACTCACCGGCATAATTGAGACGATCTTCAGGTAAGGGATCACTGCAACCGAGCAGTAGCGTAAACAACAGAATCAGACATCCCTGCTTCATCCTGTACTCCTTTTAGTCACCCGGACGGCAGCAGCCGTCAGGATTCCCGGACGCAAAATGTCAGGGAACCTTCATCACCTTAGCATAAGGTCCTGAGGAAAACCTGAACCTGAAGCAGGATCAGAACAAAGAACGCCCGGCTGCCGGGCTGAACTCATCCGGGAGGCCCGGTCAGAGCTGAAATTCAGCTTTCTGCAACGGCCCACGGCCGCTCTGCAGGCACAGGGCATGCACCAGTTTACCGAGTCGTTCCGGCAGTCCGGTATCGAGAAGCTGATGCACGGTCGTCAGCACATTCTGCTGAAACTGATCGCTGGCCCCCAGCTCGGCGGAGAGGTTATCGGCACTGAAATGGAATCGTTTTCCGGCAGCACAGGACATCAGCCACTCAAAGGCCTGAGGGCGCACCTCTACCCGTTCAAACTCAGCCTGCTCATCGGCACTGCGTCCGTCGGGTTTATACCAGTAGCCAAAATCGACTAACTCCCGTCGTCTGGCACCGGCTACACACCAGTGTGCGATTTCGTGCAGGGCGCTGGCATAAAAGCCATGGGCAAAGATCACCCGGTGATGCGGGTGGTCGGCATCGGCAGGAAGATAAATGGGCTCATCTTCCCCCTTCACCAGAATGGTATTCAGAGAATCTTTAAACAGCTGATTGAACAGCTCAATCAGCGCCTCAACGTGCGGTTCTTTCACATCTTGCCTATCAGTTGCGTATATAGGGCTGCCAGGTGTGCTGCTTTAACCACCAGCTCTCACCACTGATCCGGTTTATACGGGCAGCCACATAACCTTTTACATCCTGTTCGGCGCGCAACAATACAACGTCGTACTCGGCTGTACCAGTGCTGGTACTCTCTTCCAGCCTGATCCATTGACCTTTATCAGCCAGCCAGGTCTCCCCGCTGTAACGGTGATAACGGATCAATACCCATTCACCCTTCGCGGTGTAAGCCGAGGTGATCTGAAAGGCCCCGTTCTGAACCTGATTACTCATCTCGTTGGCCAGCATAGTGATCTGATCGAGCACACCGTTAAATTCTGCTGCATCGGGTGCAGCAGCCGGTTCTGCAGCCCCGTCCGCTTGCGGGACACTGCTGAGCGCTCCCTGCAACTGCTGTAACTGCAGCGACAGGGCCTGATTCTGTTGTTGTAGCTGGGCCGCCTGCGACTTGATCTGCAGCAGGTGGTCCTGCACTGCGGTGAGACGATTAGCGATCAGTTCGATCTGCTGCGGTTTCTGAGCCGCAGGCGCGGCAGCGGTATTGATCGGCTGTTTTGGCGGAGTGACCACCTGACGTTCGGCGGAAGCCAGTTCCTCTGCAGGAACAGCATCATCACCCGCAGACTGCGGTTTGACTCCGGCAGAATTACACGCGGTTAGCAGCACCGCAGATAGCAATACGGCTGAATGCAACAGTTTCACCTGGTCACTCCATTCCCTGATTTAAAGCAGATATTCTAACCGATTCCCCTGCTGAGAAAAGGAGAGCGTTAACGGAAAAACCGGCTGAGTGGACACTGGGGGTTGAGATGAATACCGATGGGCGTCGTGATCAGGGCTGTGGTGGAGAAACGGAACGGCAGGTCACGTCGCCACTGGTCGCTCAAGAATGCCTGCAGATGCTCATCCCCCAGCGCCGCATCTACCCTCTTCTGTTGCAGCATTCTCATTCCCTGAATCACCGTATCAACAAAAACCGGCCTGATCCCTGCTACCTGAAATTGCTCATTAAACACACTGGTCTGCAAATTCCGTAACAGAGCCACCCGATAGCCTTTGAGCTGGTGCAGCGTTTGCCAGTTATAGTGGGGGTCATCCTGACGATGGTATAAGCCGATCTTCAAAGGCTCAGCAGACAACGGGAAAAAACGGCTGCCGGATTCCGCTGGTGGCGGGTAAAAACTGCCGCACCAACGGATTTCACTAAACTGCAACTGAACTCTGGCCGGCGGCAAAAACCGCGGTTTAACCCGGATCTCCGGCTGATCGGCCAGATACTGACGCAGCAACCGAAACGCGATTCCCTGATCGCTCTGGTTGCGGGTTGTATAGGGAGGATACTCAATCGCCAGCACCTCCAGTTCAGCGGCTGCAAGCGTCTGAGTGTATATAACGATGAATAAAAACAGAAAGTTCAGCACCCGGGCAGTCCTTTTGTGTCACTGCTGTTGATACTAGTACACTCAGGGACGCTTGCAGAGAACTGATCAGGTCAGAAGGGGAACCGTCCCGGGGCCGTTATTTGATCTTGACGCTTTCGGTGGCCGTATCGCCGGTATTTTCCAGCCAGGTGATCATCAGTTCATCACCCGGTTCACCGGCCGCAAAGCTGAAGGCGAAGAAAGGGTTCTTTGAGATTGCTGTCCCCAGATTCGCGGCAAACACAGTTTTACCCTGATGCATCACCTGCAACGTCTGCAGATACCTGGCCGGAATCCGTTCACCGCTGGTATTATCCGTGCGCCGTCCGGTTTCCATCGTGTGTTTAGCCATCATTTTTACTTTGGTCATGCCACCCACCGCTTTGGCTTTGACCCGGATAATGCCTTTTGCCATTGTTTCTACCTCTTCTCAACCCGACCTTTCAGCTATCGCAACCACCCAGCACGACCTTCACCTCTTTAGCCGCACTGTAGAGCTGGCCCTCCGCTTTAACAACAGCGGTCACGGTCGAGGTTGATGCCATCCGCACCCGGGTAGCCACATCCGCCTCGGTCCCCTCAGGAATCAGGAACTCTGCCACCAGCGGTGCCGGATTACCTTCAACAAACAGACTGATCGATTCCACATTGGCCATGCTGGTGCGCACGGTGACCGGCACCATCGCCCCATTGTCGGCACTATCCGGCACTTTCAGTGTGACGTCTGCACTGGGCTGCGGACTCCCCCCCAGCAGTGCTTCCATGGCAGTTGCCTGATTATCTGCCTGAAATGCGTCGCTGTTCCAGGCAGCCAGCGCGATGCGTGGCATCAGCACGCTGATGCCGATCAGGGCACTGCCGCTGGCGATCGCTTTAACCACTGCACGACGATTCATACTCATGAACTCTTTCCTCTTACTCCACCACAGGGTAATCAACACGGTCCGCTACTTGATAACTCAGGTTGGCCGGCAAGCCCCTCTTTCCGCAATCAACGGGTTCTTTCCCGGCACAGCCTGCGAGCTAAATACAGCCCAATGACCCGATTCAACCACGTATTCCAGCCACGGTTCAACCAGCGTATTCCCAGGTCAGGATAGCTGACGTAATTTACGATACAGGGTTCGCTCACTGACCCCAAGCTGATCCGCCAATTCCCGGTTACTTCCGCTGAACTGCTTTCTGATCTGTTGCAGATAAGCCGTCTCGAGCTGGTCCAGCGGGATCAGGGTTTGCGGCAATAACGGATTCACCTGTTGAGACTGAATACCACCCACCTCATCCGGCAGATGCTCCGGCCCGATCCATCCGCTGTCACTGAGCAGGACCCCGCGTTCCAGAAAGTTTCTCAGTTCACGGATATTGCCGGGAAATGCATAGCGGCGCAGCCGGTCAAGCGCAGCCGGCGTCAGCTGGTAATGTTCGCCCCCCTTAATCCGTTTCAGCAAGGCCTCAACCAGTAACGGCAGGTCTTCCAGACGCTGCTGCAAACTCGGCAATTCAACCGGAAAACTGCTGATACGATAAAACAGGTCCTGTCGAAATAATCCCTGCTCCACTTTCTGCCGCAGATTATGGTGGGTCGCACAGATCAGCCTGAAATCAGCCTGT encodes the following:
- a CDS encoding LysR family transcriptional regulator, with the protein product MNKINLMQAFICVYEEGSYTAAARRLGKTKALLSTQIAQLEEHLQVRLITRSTRSLKPTSAGRSYYEQARQILDEISNLEARLRDEHHSLQGKLRLSAPTTFGEVVLMPFLAELLQTHPQLEFDLMLSDRYVDIINEGFDAAVRIGQLQDSSLIASQLGEIRMQLCAAPDFLQRYGTPANLQALKSLPCVFDTNYRYSHWAFNTEQGSVQVNPRQKVRVNSALASASMARSGAAICYCPDFAVTALINSGELIPLLADQFDNRTPVQLIYPHRKHLSTRVALLSSELKTYLTGSGFSAENEA
- a CDS encoding GFA family protein codes for the protein MDNEKNQQGSCLCGAVQVMADVTTGNMGVCHCSICRKWGGGPLFATDCGGGVEFSGEENIGVYSSSEWAERGFCKSCGTHLFYRLKQGAHYVIPVGLFDAGVEWRFSEQIFIDEKPRYYRFADKTRELTGEAVFAEYAQNGCD
- a CDS encoding elongation factor P hydroxylase, encoding MKEPHVEALIELFNQLFKDSLNTILVKGEDEPIYLPADADHPHHRVIFAHGFYASALHEIAHWCVAGARRRELVDFGYWYKPDGRSADEQAEFERVEVRPQAFEWLMSCAAGKRFHFSADNLSAELGASDQFQQNVLTTVHQLLDTGLPERLGKLVHALCLQSGRGPLQKAEFQL
- the soxZ gene encoding thiosulfate oxidation carrier complex protein SoxZ codes for the protein MAKGIIRVKAKAVGGMTKVKMMAKHTMETGRRTDNTSGERIPARYLQTLQVMHQGKTVFAANLGTAISKNPFFAFSFAAGEPGDELMITWLENTGDTATESVKIK
- the soxY gene encoding thiosulfate oxidation carrier protein SoxY; this encodes MSMNRRAVVKAIASGSALIGISVLMPRIALAAWNSDAFQADNQATAMEALLGGSPQPSADVTLKVPDSADNGAMVPVTVRTSMANVESISLFVEGNPAPLVAEFLIPEGTEADVATRVRMASTSTVTAVVKAEGQLYSAAKEVKVVLGGCDS